In Setaria italica strain Yugu1 chromosome I, Setaria_italica_v2.0, whole genome shotgun sequence, the genomic window CCTTGGGGGCATGCTGAAACGGCGTCGTGCCGCGTTTGCCTGTAGGCGAATTGGGGAGTTGGAAGTCTAGTTTGGCAATTCCCATACTCTTCCCCGGCTTCCACTTGCTAGTTGCTATCTGGAGCCCTGCAAGCTCCAATTGACACTGACCCCCTGCTGAGGCCGAAGGCGATGAACTCTTGACCGTGATCGCCGTGCAGAGTCTGCAGACGCAGCCCCAGCAGGCAGCAGGGGAAAGAGGGGAGGACGATGATGCGTGTGCTCTCTGCTGATCTTGACGCGCCGGTAACGCTTTTTCAACCGGAGCTTATCCCTGGTTGCGGTGATATTGACTGATGGATGGATAGATCCCTGGGTGTCAGCATTCCCAATTGTGCAGCCTTCGGAGCCGTGGCGCCGCTGGATTGCTGAACCACGCTTTGCATTGTACTGTATCCAAGCTGCGTGCCGCTTTCTAGAATGAGGTTGGGAGTTGGGACGCCCATCTCTGTTGATCGACCGGGAACGTTCACCAACTACCAAAACTGCCCTCTAGTGTGAGTAAGCTGTCGTTTCTACTGATCGGAAGCACTCGCGCGTGTAAAACATGAACTAGAATTAGAATCAGGTGAGTAGAGATTCATCACGGTATGACTCGCTCCCACCAGGGCACCGGGTGTATTAGAATCTGGGGCTTATTACTCAACATTACAaatatattgtttttttttattttttttagaacatTTGTAATCAACAGCTTTAGAAGCCTTGAGGTAAGTCACGTTTTGGGTTGTCTGGTTTCGAATGTTCCAGATACATAAACAGAAATGCAGccattttgggacggagggagtagattacTGTTTTGTGAGTTGAGTTTTGATATTTGAAAAATCACGAGTAATTTCGCATCCGAAATAGTTTCATAACGATATGCTCTTGCTACCTATGTTGTAAATATTCACACGGAAATACACCCTATATTTTTAAACGGAGGGAGCAATATTTACAACGACAAAAAAGAAAGCACTCCAATGGGTAACTTTTACATGCTAGAGTACAAACGGCGTTCCCGCCAGTATCCCCACCCTCCGTCACCGTGGTCAGTTTATCACCGATCAAGAGTCAAAACTGAGAATTACCCGCCCCGTTTCTCTCCTCATCTCCTTTGCAttgttgcaaaaaaagaaaaaaaacaccaaGAGCTTAATTACCACTATGTTACAGCACTTAATTACACTCTCATCAGACCACTTGCCGTTGCAGCACCTCATCTCCGGCGGCTTCTCGCCGGGCGGAGCTCTGCTCCGTTCGCCGCCTGCCTCGGCTTTTAGCAGGGTCCGTGcggcgctcccgccgccgcggcggcggccgccttgGCCCTGGCCGCGGCGACGGTGCCGCCCCAGTCCTGGTCCCTGAGGAAGAGGCAGACGGCGGAGCAGTCGTCGACGCGCGACAACGGGTACCTGGTCCGCCACcgttgcgccgccgcctccgcgacgGCCTTGGACGCGTGTTGCTTCCTCGGGGTGGCGCAGACGATGGACACCACCTCCTCGTTGCTCAGCACGTCCCACACGCCGTCGGTGGCGAGGACGATGAACAGGTCGCCGCGCCCGACGCGGCGGTGTGCCACCTCCGGCTCCGACACCACGCCGTGCGGCTTCAGCCGGTGGTCCCCCAGCGACCGCGCCATGGCGAGCCCCGGGCAGTCCTCGCCGGGGAGCCACACGCGCTGCACCGACGGCTCGTCCTTGAGCGCGAAAACGCGGCCGCCGCAGCGCTTGATCCGCTCCGCCTCCTGAGCCACGCCGGGCTTGTGGTCGGCGGTGAGCTGGACGGCGCGGAGGTAGCCGGCGTCCGACATGGTGGCGAGCACCGCCCTGGAGTCGCCGAGGTTGGCGAGGATGAGGTCCCTGCCCTGCTTGATGGCGCATACGGCGGTGGTGCCGCTGAAGTTGCAGTCCATGTTGGGCTGGAGCTTGAGCTCCCTGTCCATGGCCTCGAACGCGTTGGCGCAGGCCTCCCGCCACTCGTCCAGCAGctgcgccggcgacggcgacgagccgccgccgctgccgtccgtcgacgacgacggcgacgcgtCGCTGAAGGCcgggtcgccgtcgtcgtcgtcgccggcgcccagGAGGAGCGCGTTCCGGTGGCTGAGGATCATGAAGGGGAGGTAGTCCCGCACCAGCTTGCTCACGTACTGACCGCACCGGCCGTGCCCGTCGAAGACGCCGCAGAACACACCGTCCTCCATGCCGAAACCCTGAAGAAAAAATTGAATTTGAAGCTAATAAGCAACAAGAAATTCTACAAGTTGATCTGGTCCGGATTACATTGGCATCAGCAAACAATTGCTGATCATTGTCAAATGATAGTGTCAGAGCATAGATCTTTGATAATTGAGCCCAAACTAGCACTTGAAAAAAAGGACAAGAAAAGTTCTAAATGATTAAGTGGGGAAAATGGAATCAAGCATCATTGTGACGCTTTTGCGATGTAATAACAAAGCGACGATAATCTCGAACATATCCAGCTACTGTTGCCAAAGCGAAAGATTCTCCATTGCAGTCACCGTCAGTTCGTATGACGCTGAGTCGCTGACAAAATCAAACCCTTTGGCACATGATAACCTGTGAATTCTTTCACCGTCGTTCCGGACGAAACCGCGGGGTAAGACAGTACGCTGGGGACGCAACTCGTGTGCGTGGGTTGAAATAGAAATCATTACGATTTTTTTTTACTGTGTGATGATGGTGTTATAGTGCTATGTGTGTACTGGTAAAACACGGGACAGTTGGTGGGAATTTCTTGACCTTGCTCCAGCTCCAGGTCAAGCGCCTGGCCTTGGCCGGCGCATGGACGTACGGCCGCGACCGCCCAAAACGGCGAATTTTCTTGTGGAGATGATTGTACTGATGCGGAATTAATTCGTGACTAGA contains:
- the LOC101782036 gene encoding probable protein phosphatase 2C 12; the encoded protein is MGICASSKRVEQEQECDENVVYVMDEQCGGDGGGGAPGEEDAPAACRKVASLFSQKGKKGPNQDAVILCQGFGMEDGVFCGVFDGHGRCGQYVSKLVRDYLPFMILSHRNALLLGAGDDDDGDPAFSDASPSSSTDGSGGGSSPSPAQLLDEWREACANAFEAMDRELKLQPNMDCNFSGTTAVCAIKQGRDLILANLGDSRAVLATMSDAGYLRAVQLTADHKPGVAQEAERIKRCGGRVFALKDEPSVQRVWLPGEDCPGLAMARSLGDHRLKPHGVVSEPEVAHRRVGRGDLFIVLATDGVWDVLSNEEVVSIVCATPRKQHASKAVAEAAAQRWRTRYPLSRVDDCSAVCLFLRDQDWGGTVAAARAKAAAAAAAGAPHGPC